The proteins below come from a single Pedobacter aquae genomic window:
- a CDS encoding lytic transglycosylase domain-containing protein, with translation MKRKSVITCSLMLVVCLVAKMFGYSYSTGFNKINNPLNIEATKDKVAKERSQELLSFADEMIPLGDEKIDYKMKRALKANSFRQVQTLKLHQRAERWFPVIEPVLKAYGIPEDFKYIPLVETGMARGKVSPKGAAGLWQFMPQTAKSYGLKVNSQIDERTNVYLSTVAAAKYLKDLYKVFNSWTLVAAAYNVGEGSLQRQINRQGEDNYFRLKLNRETGRYVYSLISMKEVIEKPEKYGYQINNPRKLLAYQP, from the coding sequence ATGAAGCGTAAAAGCGTAATAACTTGTAGCTTGATGTTGGTTGTTTGCTTAGTTGCAAAAATGTTTGGTTACAGCTATTCCACCGGGTTTAACAAGATAAATAATCCGTTAAATATTGAGGCTACAAAAGATAAAGTAGCAAAAGAAAGGTCTCAAGAATTATTAAGTTTTGCCGATGAAATGATCCCTTTAGGGGATGAAAAAATCGACTATAAAATGAAAAGAGCCTTAAAGGCAAACTCATTTCGTCAGGTTCAAACTTTAAAATTACACCAAAGAGCAGAAAGATGGTTCCCAGTGATAGAACCAGTGCTTAAAGCCTACGGTATTCCAGAAGATTTTAAGTATATCCCTTTGGTAGAAACCGGTATGGCTCGTGGAAAAGTTTCGCCAAAAGGAGCAGCAGGTTTATGGCAGTTTATGCCCCAAACAGCCAAAAGCTACGGTTTAAAAGTAAACAGCCAAATTGATGAGCGTACCAATGTGTACCTTTCTACAGTAGCAGCAGCTAAATACTTAAAAGATTTATACAAAGTATTTAACAGTTGGACTTTAGTTGCAGCAGCCTACAACGTTGGCGAAGGAAGTTTACAAAGACAAATTAACAGGCAAGGAGAAGATAACTATTTTAGGTTAAAACTAAACCGCGAAACGGGTAGGTATGTGTACAGCCTTATTTCTATGAAAGAAGTTATAGAAAAACCAGAAAAATATGGTTATCAAATTAACAACCCTAGGAAGTTGTTGGCTTACCAACCTTAA